The DNA window AGCACCTCCGCTACCGCAAGCACGACATCTCGGTTTTCCATCTGATGGATCCGCAGGAACTCTCGTTCGACTTCGAGCGTCCGCACCGCTTCGTCGACATGGAGGATGGTACGGCACTCGTCGTAGAACCCGCGCTCGTCGCCGAGGAATACCACTCGGCCCTGAAGGACTTCATGGCCGCCGTGAAGGACAAGTGCCACGACGCCAACGCGGACTACCAACTGGTCCCCACCGACACCCCCCTCGAACCGTTGTTGAGGGAATTCCTCACGGCACGGTTGCCGAAGGGGAAATGAACACCACCGGAGCACGATGACTTTCTTACAGCCATGGATGCTCTGGGGCATGTTCGCGGCCTCGGCTCCGATCATCATCCACCTGCTCAACCGCCGCCGCCACAAGACGGTGAAATGGGCGGCAATGCAGTTCCTGCTCAAGGCGACCCGCGAGTCGCGCGGCAAGAAGCGACTGCGGCACATCCTCATCCTCACCTGCCGCGCTCTCGGCATCGCGGCGCTGGTCGCCGCCGCCGCCCTGCCGGTGATCAGCAGCTTTCTCGGTCTTGGCGCCGGCAAGCCGGACGTCGTGGTCCTGATCCTCGACCGTTCGGCCAGCATGGAGTCGAACCCGGAGTCCGGCGGTGTGCCGCGGCGCGCCTTGGCGATCCAGCGGATCGGGGACGCGATCGCCGACCTCGGCGGCACGCGCCTGGTGCTGATCGACAGCGCATCGGGAAAACCTCAGGACATCCTGTCCCCGGAGGTCCTTCCGGAACTCTCGGCCACCGCCACCACCGACACCGCCGCCGACTTTCCCGACCTGTTGGCCGGTGCCACCGAGTTCCTCGCCGAAACGCCGGGCCGGAACGAGTTGTGGATCGCCTCGGACCTGCAGGGTTCCAACTGGGCTCCGGGAGACGATCGCTGGAGCAACGTGCGCGCCGCTCTCACCAACCTGCCCCAGCCACCCCGGATCCGCATCCTGTCGCTTTCCGGAAAGAGCGCCGGCAACCAGTCGATCCGGGTCGTCTCGTCGCGTCGCGCCGGCGAACGCCTCGAACTGGAACTCGAGATCACCCGCTCGGGCGACGCGCTCACTCCGCTCAATCTGCCGGTCACCACCACCCTGAACGGCACCCGGTCGACCGAAACCGTGCGCATCCCCGGCCAGCAGCTGCGTTTCTTCCGCTCCATGCCGGTGCCCGATACCGAGCGCAGCGGAAGCGGCTGGGTCTCGATTCCGGGCGACGGCAATCCACGCGACAATGTCGGCTACTTTGCCTACGGACCGGCGCTTCCCGTGCGTTCCGCGGTCGTGGCGTCGACCGGCGAGTCCGCCGACTACCTGCTTCTCGCCTCCGCTCCGGGCGGCTTTGGCGGGCAGACGGCCGAGCGGATCGATCCAGCGGCACTCGCCAGCTTCCTCACCGAGGGGATCGCCACCGTCTTCTGGACCGCTCCGCTGCCCGAAGGCCCGGTGGCCGAAGAACTCGATCGCTTCATCAACGATGGCGGCCACGTCGTGTTCCTCGCTCCCGAAGGCGATTCCGCAGCCGAGTTTCTCGGAGTGGCGTGGTCACCGATCAGCCGCCCACCCGCCGAGCAGTTCTTCATTCTCGACAGTTGGAACCGCAATGACGGCCTGCTCCGCGACGGCATCGACGGTACCCCGATCCCGGCTGACCGACTGCGTGCCGTAAAGCGCCGCGTCCCTACCGGCGAGAGCACCATTCTCGCCCGCTGGGACGACACCGAGCCATTCTTGGTCCGGCGCGTCGTTGGCCGCGGGACCGCATGGTTCGTCGGATCCCAACCGGACTACTCGTGGTCCAACCTCGCCGACGCCGATGTCCTCCTTCCGGTGGCCCAGCGAGCGGTCCTCGCCGGTGCCGGACGCTTCGACAGCGGCTACGTCGTTGAACTTGGATCTCCCGAGGCCCAGCCCGGCCCCAACGAGGTCCGCGAGCGTCTCGACGAGTACACCGATGAAGCCAGCGCCGAACCCGAGTTCGTGGCGGGGGTCTACCGCTTCGGCGACCGCATTCGCGCGGTGAACCGCCCCGCCGTTGAGGATCTCGAGGGCCAGATCGAGGCAAAGGCCTTCGAAACCCTCCTCGAGGGCACCACCTATTCCCTGTTCGAGGACACCAGCACATCCGGACAGGAGAACATCTCGCGCGACGTCTGGCGGGCCTTCCTCGTCGCAATGCTCTTCTTCCTGCTTTCCGAGGCGCTGCTATGCCTGCCGAAACCCGTGACGACGGTCGAGAAGCCGACCGCAGGCGCCCAGCCCTCATCGCTCCGCTGACCACTCCCATCCAGTGAGTTTCACCCTGTTCCAGCACCTGCACTTCTCGCCCACCCCGCTGACACTCGGGATCGGCATCATCACGCTGGTGGCCATCGGCGCCCTGTGCGTGCTGGCCTGGGGCCGCAGCCCGCACAAGGGCCGCACCGGATTTCTTGAGGCGCTGCGCTTCCTCATCGCACTGGTCGCGGTGCTGCTGCTGTGGAAGCCGGAGTGGCGGACCGTGCTTCATCCCGAGAGCAAACCGTCGGTCGCGATCCTGACCGACGCCTCGGGCTCGATGACCACCCTCGACGCCGAAGTCCCTGCGGACATCGATATATCCCGCCCCATCGTCACCCGGACTGACTGGGTCGAAGCGGTGGTTACCGACGAGCTCCGCGCCTCGCTTGCCGGCGACGGCTCCAACGAACTCATCGAGCGCGATATCGCCCTACCCCCGGAGGACAAGGGACAGCTCGCCGGCACCGATCTCAGCGAACCCATTCTCAAGCTGCTTGAGGAGCAGGACAACCTGCGGGCCGTGGTGCTGTTCTCCGACGGTGACTTCAACCTCGGCCAGCCACCGGTCGTGGCCGCTCAGAAGCTGCTTCAACGGGGCGTTCCGCTGTTCACGATCCCCACCGGAAGCGGCACCCGCCTGCCCGATCTCGACCTGCTGTCCGTCACGGCGCCAACCTATGGCATTGTCGGTGAGAACGTCCAAATCCCGTTCACCATCCGATCCTCTCTTGAGCGCGAGGTGAGGACTGTCGTCCGACTCCGCGACAAGGACGGTCGCGAACGTACGAAGGAAGTCGTACTTCCCCCCGGCGAATCGACGTACGAGTCGATCCTCTGGAAGATCGAGAACGAAGGATCCAACACGCTGGAGCTGACCGTCCCGCTGGCCGATGGCGAGCGCATCGAGACCAACAACTCCCGCCGCTTTACCCTCTCGGGCAGACCGGAGTCGATCAAGGTGCTGGTGATCGAGTCGGAGCCGCGCTGGGAATACCGCTACCTTCGCAACGCGCTCTCCCGCGACCCGGGTGTCGATCTTTCCTGCATGCTCTTCCACCCGACCCTCGGGATGGGCGACGGCCCCGACTACATTCAGGAGTTCCCGTCGGAACCCGAGGAACTCGCCCGCTACGACGTGGTGATGATCGGCGACGTCGGCAACAACCCCGGCCAACTCACCGAGGAGCAATGCGACATGATCGCCGGCCTCGTCGAGAACCAGGCAAGCGGAGTGGTCTTCCTGCCCGGGCCGAAAGGCAACCAACGCTCGCTGATCGAGACGAAGCTCGGTGAACTGATGCCGGTCGTGCTCGATGCGGACCAGACGGGCGGCATCATTGACACCATCGCGTCTCCGCTGGAGCTCACTGGCGAAGGCCGCGGCTCGCTCCTGACGCTTCTGGCCGACACCGAGGAAGGAAATCCCGACGTCTGGCGTTCGCTCCCGGGCTTCTACTGGCACTCGGCTGTCCTCAAGGCCAAGGGCGGCGCGGAGGTCCTCGCCGTTCACGCCAACCGCAGGACGAATTTCGGCCCCACCCCGATCATCGTCACGGGCACCGCCGGCAACGGCAAGGTGCTCTACATGGGCATCGATTCCGCCTGGCGCTGGCGGCGCGGCGTGGAGGACAAATACCACTACCGCTTCTGGGGCCAGGTCGCCCGCTGGATGTCCTACCAGCGGAACATGGCCGCCGGCCAACGCATCCGCCTCTATTACTCTCCGGAGCGTCCGAACCCGGGCGATACCGTCACGCTCAACGCCAACGCCTTCGATCCGAACGGAGCTCCGCTCGAAGAAGGACGCGTGGTGGTTGATGCGACCCTGCCCGACGGCTCGAGCCAGCGGGTCTCCCTTGAGAAAAACGAAAGCGCCTGGGGCTCCTTCAGCGGCCGTCTGCGGATCACTCAGCCGGGCGAATGGAAGCTTGCGGCCAAGATCGGCGGCGATGAGGGCGAGGCCGTGGAAACCACGCTGCTGGCCCAAGGGGTCGAACTCGAGAAAGTCGGCCAACCCGCCCGCCCCGAAGTCCTTGAGGAAATGGCGCGCATCGCCCGCGGCCGGATGATCGAGCCCGCGCAGTTGGCCGACCTGATCCGCGAGATCGAGGCGCTGCCGGAGCCCCGTCCGATCGAGAACCGACTGCCGCTGTGGACCCAGTGGGTGACCATCGCGGTGGTGGTCCTGCTGCTCTCGATCTTCTGGACCGGCCGCAAGCTCAACGGCACCTTCTGAGGTGTGCCCGCTTGAGTTTGGGGATTTTCAGGGCACACTGAACTCATGCGGTTCATCCCCTGTTGCTTGCTTCTTGTCGGATCCTTGATGGCGGCTCCCGCCCCGGCGGTCGACGACGGCGTCCGGGTTGCGGTGCTCGGTTACCACGACTTCTCCGAGTCGGAGCCGGAGACCGAAATGCGCATCCGCACGGACAAGTTCCGCAAACAGATGGAAACCCTGCGCGAGCTGAACCTGCCGGTCATCCCGATGGCGGATTTCCAGGCATGGAAGCGGGGCGAGAAGGAGATCCCCAAGCAATCGGTGGTGATCACCATCGATGACGGCTGGAAATCGACATACACCGACGCCTTTCCCGTGCTGAAGGAGTTCGGCTACCCGTTCACCCTTTTCCTCTACAAGAACTACGTCGACGGCGGTGGCAAAGCGCTGACCACGGAGATGATCAAGGAGATGAAGAAGCACGGCGGCACCGTCGGCAGCCACTCGGTCAGCCATCCGTATCCGGGAGCGGTCAAGACGCACCGCCGCGAGGGGCCCGACGCCTACGACAAGTTCCTGCGCGACGAGATGGGCGAGTCGAAGCGCTTCCTCGAGTCGAAGTTCGGAGATGCCGTGACCACCTACGCCTACCCCGGCGGTTACCACACCGCCGAAATGTTCACCCTCGCCGAAGAGTTCGGCTACGGTCACCTGTTCACCGTCATCCCCGGCAAGGTGAAGCGGGATACGGACAATCTCACCCTGCCCCGCTACGTCGTGCTCGGGACCCACGACCCGATCTTCGACCAAGCCGTGAGATTCGTGACGCCTTCCGCCGGAGACACCGCCGGAGCGATCGCGGCCGTCGCCGCGAGCACTCCCTACCCGGTCGAACCCCGCCCCGGCGCCCTGATCGGCGACCGTCTGCCGGTGATTTCTGCCGACCTGTCCGAAGCAGAGGACCTCGATCCCGAGTCGCTTGTGATGAAGATCGGCGGTTTCGGCACGGTTCCCGCGAGCTGGGACGCCGATTCCAAGACGGTCAGCTGGAAAACCAACCGCCACCTTCGCCTGCCCCTGTGCAAGGTCGAGGTGACCTGGAAGGACTCGGACGGCGAGCCCGCACCCGAGCCCCTCCGCTGGACTTTCCGCATCGACCGCGAGGTCGCCTACGTCCCGAGGGACTGAAACTTCCTATGCCGCAATTCCAGCCTTGGCGTCCTTGGCGTCTTGGCGGTTCATTGCCCCGCCCACCGATCACTTTCCACCATGTTCTCATCCCTCTCCGATTCCCTCGACAAGACCTTCCGCAACCTGCGCGGTGTCGGGAAGATTTCCGAAAAGAACATCACCGACGCCCTCCGCGAGATCCGGCTGGCGTTGCTGGAGGCGGATGTCGAGTTCACCGTGGCGAAGACCTTCATCGCCCACGTGAAGGAAAAGGCCATGGGGGCCGACGTCCTCAAGTCGATCAAGCCGGGCGAGCAGATCGTCAAAATCTTCCACGACGAACTCGCCGAACTGCTCGGTGGCGACCAGGTCCCGCTGAACCTCGACTCGCCCGGCCGGATCCTTCTCTGCGGGCTCAACGGCGCCGGCAAGACGACCACCGCCGGCAAACTCGCCAACCGCCTGAAGCGCGAGGGACGCAAGCCGCTGCTGATCGCCTGCGACCTCTACCGACCCGCGGCAATCGACCAACTGGCGACCGTCGCCGGACAGGTCGGTGTACCCGTCTACACGCCCGACGCCTCCGAGTCCGATGTCGTCAAGGTCGCCAAGGAAGCGCTTGCATGGGCCGACTCCCAGGACGGCGACGTCGTGATCTTCGATACCGCAGGCCGCCAGGAAATCGACGAACGCTTGGTGGAGGAGCTCAAGCAACTCCATGCCTTCCTGAAGCCTCAGGAGACCCTGTTGGTCGCTGATGCGGCCACCGGCCAGGGCGCCGTTTCGGTCGCCCGCCACTTCGACGAAGCGGTCGGCATCGACGGCATCATCCTCACCAAACTTGACGGTGACGCCCGCGGTGGCGCGGCGCTCTCGATGCGTGCGGTCACGGGCAAGCCGATCAAGTATGCCGGCGAGGGCGAGAAGCTCGACCAGCTGTTCGAGTTCCATCCGGACCGCATGGCCGACCGGATCCTCGGCATGGGCGACGTCGTCGGAATGGTCGAGCAGGTCGCGACGCGGATCGACGAGAAGGACGCGATGAAGTCGATGGAGCGCCTCGCCTCCGGCAAGTTCGACTTCTACGACTTCCTCGACCAGATGAAGATGATCGGCAAGCTCGGCGACATGAAGGGTCTTCTTTCGCTGATGCCCGGCTTCAGCAAGATGAAGAAGCAGCTCCCCGACGCCGCTTTCGATCCGAAAAGGCTCAAGCGTACGGAAGCCATCGTACTTTCCATGACTCCCGACGAGCGCCGCCGACCGGAGATCATCAAGGGATCGCGCCGCCAACGGATCGCCAACGGCTCGGGCTCGACACTTGTCGAGGTCAACCGGCTGCTCAAGCAGTTCGGCGAGATGCGCAAGATGATGCGCTCGCCGAAGAAGATGAAGAAGATGATGGGCGGCCTCGGAGCTCTCGGCGGCGGTGGAGGCTTCCCCGGAATGGGCGGCGGCATGCCCGACCTCGGTGACCTCGACAGCCTGATGAAGGGCCTCGGCGACAAGAAGCGTTAGCGCCACCCCAACGCCTTTCCGAGCGTTTCGGACGAATCCGCCCTCGCCCAGCCGCGGCTTTCGATCACCTGGCGAGGCGTCACCACGTCCAGTCGTCCACCACGATGGACGGCATCAAGTTCATATCCGGCGTAGTGAAGACCCGCGACCACGAGCGTGGCACAACTGTAGCTCTCCCCGACATCCGCCACCGACTCCGGCTGCCAAGGCCGGTTCTTCCAACCGAGCACACCCCCGTAATCATAAGCCTCCTTCGGGTCGTCAG is part of the Haloferula helveola genome and encodes:
- a CDS encoding BatA domain-containing protein, with the translated sequence MTFLQPWMLWGMFAASAPIIIHLLNRRRHKTVKWAAMQFLLKATRESRGKKRLRHILILTCRALGIAALVAAAALPVISSFLGLGAGKPDVVVLILDRSASMESNPESGGVPRRALAIQRIGDAIADLGGTRLVLIDSASGKPQDILSPEVLPELSATATTDTAADFPDLLAGATEFLAETPGRNELWIASDLQGSNWAPGDDRWSNVRAALTNLPQPPRIRILSLSGKSAGNQSIRVVSSRRAGERLELELEITRSGDALTPLNLPVTTTLNGTRSTETVRIPGQQLRFFRSMPVPDTERSGSGWVSIPGDGNPRDNVGYFAYGPALPVRSAVVASTGESADYLLLASAPGGFGGQTAERIDPAALASFLTEGIATVFWTAPLPEGPVAEELDRFINDGGHVVFLAPEGDSAAEFLGVAWSPISRPPAEQFFILDSWNRNDGLLRDGIDGTPIPADRLRAVKRRVPTGESTILARWDDTEPFLVRRVVGRGTAWFVGSQPDYSWSNLADADVLLPVAQRAVLAGAGRFDSGYVVELGSPEAQPGPNEVRERLDEYTDEASAEPEFVAGVYRFGDRIRAVNRPAVEDLEGQIEAKAFETLLEGTTYSLFEDTSTSGQENISRDVWRAFLVAMLFFLLSEALLCLPKPVTTVEKPTAGAQPSSLR
- the ffh gene encoding signal recognition particle protein → MFSSLSDSLDKTFRNLRGVGKISEKNITDALREIRLALLEADVEFTVAKTFIAHVKEKAMGADVLKSIKPGEQIVKIFHDELAELLGGDQVPLNLDSPGRILLCGLNGAGKTTTAGKLANRLKREGRKPLLIACDLYRPAAIDQLATVAGQVGVPVYTPDASESDVVKVAKEALAWADSQDGDVVIFDTAGRQEIDERLVEELKQLHAFLKPQETLLVADAATGQGAVSVARHFDEAVGIDGIILTKLDGDARGGAALSMRAVTGKPIKYAGEGEKLDQLFEFHPDRMADRILGMGDVVGMVEQVATRIDEKDAMKSMERLASGKFDFYDFLDQMKMIGKLGDMKGLLSLMPGFSKMKKQLPDAAFDPKRLKRTEAIVLSMTPDERRRPEIIKGSRRQRIANGSGSTLVEVNRLLKQFGEMRKMMRSPKKMKKMMGGLGALGGGGGFPGMGGGMPDLGDLDSLMKGLGDKKR
- a CDS encoding polysaccharide deacetylase family protein; the encoded protein is MAAPAPAVDDGVRVAVLGYHDFSESEPETEMRIRTDKFRKQMETLRELNLPVIPMADFQAWKRGEKEIPKQSVVITIDDGWKSTYTDAFPVLKEFGYPFTLFLYKNYVDGGGKALTTEMIKEMKKHGGTVGSHSVSHPYPGAVKTHRREGPDAYDKFLRDEMGESKRFLESKFGDAVTTYAYPGGYHTAEMFTLAEEFGYGHLFTVIPGKVKRDTDNLTLPRYVVLGTHDPIFDQAVRFVTPSAGDTAGAIAAVAASTPYPVEPRPGALIGDRLPVISADLSEAEDLDPESLVMKIGGFGTVPASWDADSKTVSWKTNRHLRLPLCKVEVTWKDSDGEPAPEPLRWTFRIDREVAYVPRD